The Alligator mississippiensis isolate rAllMis1 chromosome 3, rAllMis1, whole genome shotgun sequence DNA window AGACTTTAATGAATAACTGGAAACTTTCTCTTAAATTTCAGGTATCTAGTATTTTATTGTCCACAAGATATATTCTACCGATGcttttcctttctgcctcttcGACTGATGGTTGCAGGAATGAAAGAAGTGACTAGGACTTGGAAGATAACAGGTGGAATCACACATGCGAACAGCCACTACAAAAATGCCTGGCTTATCATGGTAGCTGTTGGCTGGGCTAGAGGTAGTGTATAAAATAACTTGTTCTGATGAATTGCGATATTTAAAGTTCTATTGACATAACCAGATCTCTAGTCTTAGCTGTATCACTATATCCTGTCTTGCAGGGATGTTGCCTTAAATACAAACTGTTGCCCCTCAAGGAGAGAAAGCTAGTGTAGCCAATTTCTCTGCTCACATTAGGAATAGCATTGAATGATTTTGAAGGGAGCCACATCTGTCACAGTTTAAGGATGAGTGTAAGGATTATTAGGATTAGTGGTCATTGGCAAAAAGAACTGATGGGCCTGCTGTGTAATTTGAACAGTATAATTAAGCTATTTTTTAAAGTAGCTCTTAAAGCTCTTGCATTTCTGGATGGCTggaatgctgctttatttaatgTTTCTTATGTCTTAAGACTTTTAATAAACAGATACATTTGTGTAATTGAGTTATTTCCTAAACTACCTATCATACCTAGAAATCTATTGTAAAACTCAATGACAATGTTAGTACTCTATAGCCAGGAGTATTCACTGAAGTTCTGCACTTCATAGGAGTGCAAAGACAAGTTGTCACCAGAAGTGATTGCAACTTTTGCTGTGCCAGTTGTTCATAAAGCCTATTGATCAGTCAGACTGCAACACTTCAGTTGCTCCTCTTCTTCCACAGTATATTAATCTGTGCATATGTTTCTTATAACCCTCAGACTTTAACTTCTCATAATGGAGAGCTTAGACTCTGAATACAGAGGTCACTGTAGTATGAGGTTGTTTGAAAAATAATGGTAACTTCGAAATAAAACTCTTTTGTGTGCAGTAAGTGGTAACACTACACAGTAGTAGAGATCATGGATGGGGCATTGCCAAATGCACCCATCACTTACAAGTTATGTAGAGGAGTGATGTGATCCAGCAAATGATCATTACAcaattgttttattttgaaattggtgttatttttttttaatgccctcATATGTAACAACAATGTAAAATCTGCGTAGAGATTCAAATCTGCCTTCCTCTGAATAAATGGAATATGCCCTAAATTAATGGACCAGTGACTTCAGATGTGTCTAAGCCTTTATTTTGTGTGCTTATTCTTATAATACCTGATTTTCAAAGGGGAGGTTTTTAGCAACTGGTTCTTTAAGGTATCTTACATTAGTAATTGGTTAAGCAAGTTACCACTGAAAGTTTTGCCTAATCTTTGTCTAAATCTTCATTTCTGGCACCAGATCATGTTCCCCTGAAGTCAGTGGGGGATTTTGCAGCTCATCAAGGGCACTCCTAGCTACTAAATCATTAAGATGGTAGCACTGACATGTTTTACCTTATTGCATTTTCAGGAGCTGGTGGTGGCTTAATCTCTAACTTTGAACAGTTGGTGAGAGGTATCTGGAAACCTGAAAGTAATGAGCTACTGAAGATGTCTTAGTAAGTTGATAAAACCATATTGCAACAAGAATAATTTTGAAAACCTTGTTTTTTCCCACATTTAGGCTAACTTTCTTGGTTGagcttttgaaaataaatgtgaGGGCACCGCTTATAAATTCAGTCTAAAGCTTTACCATTTTCTTGACCTCTCTGAGACCATTAACTCATCATATCACTTCATAGGAACacagactggaagagacctcttggGTTACAGAGTCCAGTCCCTTGTGGTTTGCAGACAACAAGACAAGAAGTATTTTGTGTGGAAGTGTTTGCAAGAATATTTCAGGCTCTCTAGCACAGCCATAAAGCATCCCATCACAAGCTTCAGTCTTGATACAAAAAGTCCTTAGTATGCTAtgaggggaaaaggcaggagagACTATGGGTATTACCAAAGCCTGGGTGTCCAGATGAAAAATTGTCAGTTTGTAAAGACAGCTAATTACAATTGTCTGAATCGGCAAGGCAAAACTCTTGTCTTCTAAAAATATTCATTCACTATGTTTCTGACCTGAATCAAGTGTGGCAGGGTATTGTGAATGAAGCATATGATtcttctgctgctttgtggttCTGAAAGTAAGTAGATGATCTCAGTTTCCAAGAGTCTGGTCACTCTCAACACTGAACGCGAACATGCACtccctccaaaaaacaaacaaacaaatgaaaaaagttccTCGCCTTTCTGGTCATATGCAAATCAACTATTAAATATTTTAGCTAGAGCAATATCTTTCTATTAAAAGATAGATGCTGCTAGTGGTCTCCAGAGGGTAAAATGGGAATATTAAACAATTTAGCTTCTGTCTGAAGAAAAAGTGAAGTGAAATTGAGTAGTAGACCACAAATTACTACTGCAAGGGCAAATAAGCCCATTGTGGgcatttttaaactagtttgcCTCCCCATGTGACTTCCTATTTGGCTTCCATGGAAATAACTGTTTCAAAAACAAGGTTATGACTTCTGGTGTGAGaaaagcagcaggaacaggtAAATACTTCAAAATCCTGTTTTCATCCAGCTGTCCTTGGTAATAAAGAATGACAGAACAGCAATTCAAAATATATGAGCAGAATTATTTCTAAAAGGAAGGCTCTTCAAAGCTTATGGTGTCAGCTACTCTCTAGTGATCTACATTTTTCATACTTGGTGGAAAAATGGTTTTACTCAGTTTGATGCAATGTAGCTACTTTCCTATTTAAATTTCTGAGCAAAAGAATATAGTTGTAAATACCAAACTGTTGTATTGCAAAGACTAAAAGCATCTGTTCAGTATGCCAGGACAATGAGAAGTTGGACACACACCAGTCCTCCtggcttgaaatgttgtaagAATACCCATGGCAACTTTTTCCCAATAATTGGTGGTTGTAAAGATAAATTTATTAATCTAGAGAGGTTTGAGAAACAATTGGACAAGTCTTGGAGCACAGGATTGCAAATATAAATGTAAGAGTAAAGTTGAACTTTTGATCACAAAAAACATTCCAGATGCATTAAGTGACCGGAGGCTGCATCCACATAAGTGCACTTAACTACGGAGCTGactaactagctctgcagtaaagtgtcactgtttatACATGCACCTGTATTAGGGTGGAGTAAATttattaactctgctgtagggtagtactgtctgggacaaatATCCTACATCGGAGTAGTTATGTGCGCTGAAACACGCGTGTAGAGAGTGACCCAGTCTGGTTCGGGCACAAGCATGCTACAGTGCGGGGGCTGTGTGCCAGCTAGCCCCCCACTGTAGCACCCTCCagtcccagtcagcccctccacagcacattaagctggggTAGAGTCGTGGAGCAgatcccagctggcaggcagactTCCCCAGATCTCCCTGCCAGCCCGGGTTGCTCTGCcgtggctcaatgtgttgcagtccCAGATGCAAATGCTGTACCCGGAAGCAATACATTCTGGTACAacatgcactggagtttattgctaagTTCTAATTATGTGTGGCACCATGCAGAGATTATGAAGCCTAAAAGAATAATTGAAAGTTTCATTGTCAAACTGATCATACGCCTTAACAGGGTAAGATTTTTTAGATAGGTAACATTTTAAGGTGTCAAACTATGTGTCTGttttcccccaacccccataGAAAGCAAGTTCTAGAGCACACCAGAAGCTGTCCTTTATACCCTTAGTCCTGAATTGAAGACTCATTTGTATTGCACAAAACAATGCTATAGAAAGACATTCCAGGCCTCCTGTGTTCCTGAACTGGAAGTAGTGTAGGACTGATGTAAATGTAGTTGAGTGCACAGGTGCAACATGCCTTGATCTGGGAATAGATTTGTGCTGTATGTGCTAAAAGAATTGTTCAAAATTCttgtggaagaaaaaaagaatgatgTGGTTGGATACCTTCTTTAAGAACATAAATATTTGAGACCACTTAATAGTGAGAGGAGAAAAGGGCTTGTGAAAGGCAAAGCAAATTGAATATATTGTTagtaaaacagagaaaacaaaccatttttttctgaaatggaaAGGTCACATGATATGATTTATTTAATCTATTAACAGATCTCATAATTAATCTTTAAAATTTCTTGCAACAAAATTTTAACCTTTCATTTTCAGGCAAGGCCTTAGTTACGAGTTGTATGTGTTGCACGGGGGGGGGGAAAAGGCCACCCAATACTTGTGCTCCAGGTAACTGTTTCAATTGGAGGGTGAAGGTGAGAAATTCACACACCATGTTTGCTTTCCAGCCCTGTAAAGGTAACTCTGGTAGGAGCCATACTCTTCACACTGCAACATACCCAGAGCCTGCCAATAGCGAGACACAACCTTATGTTCTTTTATACCATCTTTCTAGTAGTTACAAAGGTAAGAATTTAGAAGTACaatgcatatatttttaaataattacacaactatattttgtttacaattctTTAGAGCAAGAAGCACAATTAACTGGTTGCCTACTGAAATATCACTTGCTTCAGAAAAGGGAAAATTGAGATCTGTTCAGTATCAGTTGATGAACATTGTGTTGCTTAACTGAAGTGAATGGAGTCAACCTAATTTACACCAGGACCCAACACACAGAAAAGAATTGGTCCCAATTGCAAAGGAAATGGAGTTCCTTTGCAGACTCCTGTGGGAGATGTCCTTTTGGTGTGCAGGCAGTATAGCCCCTGTCTCTGGACGGTCTGATTTAGGGGATGTGACAAGTGTCTGAAAATTTAGGAGAGCTGCAAATGGGAGTAGTTTCTGCTGGGGCAGACAGTTGAATCGTCTTGCTAAGCCACTATACAAACAATGTCTTAGTACATTTACTGACTGTGCGGACAAGGCTGTAGAGTGGGTTAGTTGGTTGCAGGTTTGCTTTATGTATCATAGAATTATAgcaaatttagggttggaagggacctcaagaaatcatctaatccaaccccctgttaTAAACAGGACCACCTCCAAccaaatcattccagccagggctttgtcaagctgggtcttaacaacctccaaggatggagattctactgCCTGTCCAGGCAACTTGTTCTAGTGCTTCACTACTCTtagtgagagatttttttcctaatatccaacctaaacttcccttgctgcaacttaagaccattgctccttgctttatcatctgtcaccactgagaagagtttagctccatcttctttgtaaccacccttcaggtagtttaaaggctgctatcaattcctgcctcagtctttgcttctgcaaactaaataaaccccttttccctcagcctctcctaagaaTTTGTgttgcaggcccctaaccattttcactgccctctgctggacactcCAACTTGtcgacatcctttctgtagtggggggcccaaaactggagacagtactccagatgtggcctcactagtgcagaaTATAGGGGAACAactacttccctcaatctgctggcaacactcctactaatgcagcccactatgctattagcctttttggcaacaagggcacactgttgactcattcagcttactgtccactgtaccctctgcagaaaatgacctgggggtgcTGCTTGGTCCCAAGCTTgtaacagtgcatgggattctagtgcaggactttgcacttgtccttgttgaacctcatgagatttcttttggcccagttctccaaattgtctaggtcactcagaatcctagccctaccctagTATATATTGACTACTCCTCCCACCTTGGtttcatctgtgaacttgctgaaaATATGCTCCATACCATCTTCCAGATAGTTAATAAAgctattgaataaaaccagcctcaggattgacccctggtgcactccacttgatattggctgccaactagaccttgagccattgatcGAGCCAATTTTCTTTTCaccatacagtccattcatccaccccatgctttcttagcttgcttgcaagaatgcagtgggagaccatatcaaaagtcttgctaaagccaaggtatatcacatccacttctTTCCccgcatccatagagccagttgTCTCATCGTAAATGGctgtcaggttggtcaggcatgacttgcccttggtgaatccatgctgactgttcctgatctctttcttctcttccaagtgcttataaacagattccttgaggacccgTTCCATGGTTTtgctggggactgaggtgaggctgattgatCTGTAGTTCTCCTTCCGTTTCTTAAAGACGGGCAttatacttgcccttttccagtcatctaggacTTCCCTTGATTgccatgacttttcaaagataatggccagcagctctgcaatcacatcagccaattccctcagcactgtcaGATGCATTGCAGCTGGCCTCATGGACT harbors:
- the TMEM38B gene encoding trimeric intracellular cation channel type B isoform X2, translated to MLHCFGGSVLSSLMLAESPVGFLANSTNVLLASLVWYLVFYCPQDIFYRCFSFLPLRLMVAGMKEVTRTWKITGGITHANSHYKNAWLIMVAVGWARGAGGGLISNFEQLVRGIWKPESNELLKMSYPVKVTLVGAILFTLQHTQSLPIARHNLMFFYTIFLVVTKVTMMLTPSAISPFAPFEAVLGRMLFGWQHPPSNMKSEAKLSSSSTSSSCDSPSTRENSDGAKKRQVKKVE